The window TGGCCGCACACATGCCAAATGTGGGGTCTGTATTATGATAGATTTACACTTGCGTTGCCAAGGTATTCGTATTAATTAGTTGGCTATGTAGCGAAATATGTGGATATATGGACTTCATTAGATATTGGATACTGACTGCTAGTTAGTTGAAAATGCCTTTGGTGCACTTAACTTATATAAGAGATGCTTATGCCAAAAGCTCTGATTTATTCTCAACTTCTCTTATGTTCAAATGTTCAATACCTAGTATGGATTGGATCCTGAAATTGCTCTGTTCCTGCCTATCTTTTCTGTCGGCAGACAATATATAGCTAGTTCGTAACTTTTTGATATGCTATTGCTCCTAACTGTAGTTCATGCTTTATACCTTTCCTCACAGTAAGGATAATTTCCATTTGCAATTTTGCACTGTTGTTTACATTTGTTTTTGCCTTTGTGACCATCATTTGCTAGTTTGCTAACTCAGAAAagttatattattatttttatgtttgaaTGTCCTTCTGGTCTAATGCTCTGGTGCATTAATTGTACAATGTGATGGTCGCAGGGGTAGGCTTTTGATATCAAGTACTTGCTGATGGTTCATAGTCAATACCATCTCTATTTTAGTATATATTAGTAGATAGAGAAAAAAAATCcctggaaaaaagaaaaaaagtatcacgggaaaaagggaaagaaaaaaggggaaaaagaaaagaaaaacgagtTTCCATAGTATAGGGTTAGTTACCTCCCTGAAGAAGCGAAGGAAGTCTAGAAATCTGCTGTACAGACTTGCAAATGGCGCTTGAGACTCGGACCTGCATGTGATGTGGTGTGATTCTAAACCACTGTCCAGTGAGAATCACCTGAACGGTGCATAGGTATGACATGTAAGTGTATCATCAGAATGGAGCCTTATGTTGACTGTTCTTTTGCTCATTCTGAACGGGCACTTGCTTAAAGCTCCTCTCCCTCTTTTCACTTCAGAACTGCCCATGAGCTACTGAAAGCCATATTCATGCTgctccttttccttctctttatggTCTCTTTTTCTAAATGTGATGTCTGCTTCTGCGTTAGCATAAAAGTGTTTCTAATGGTTTTCGAGGATTGCATGTAACTCTAAATGGAAGTAAAGTTGCCCAACATTCTGTACTTCCCATAGGGGCTGGGTTAATAGATGGAATTGCAGAAGACAAAACTTTACTTTAACAAAATACTGTTGAGGTACTTGTTTCCTTAAGATTCTTGAAGGGANNNNNNNNNNNNNNNNNNNNNNNNNNNNNNNNNNNNNNNNNNNNNNNNNNNNNNNNNNNNNNNNNNNNNNNNNNNNNNNNNNNNNNNNNNNNNNNNNNNNNNNNNNNNNNNNNNNNNNNNNNNNNNNNNNNNNNNNNNNNNNNNNNNNNNNNNNNNNNNNNNNNNNNNNNNNNNNNNNNNNNNNNNNNNNNNNNNNNNNNNNNNNNNNNNNNNNNNNNNNNNNNNNNNNNNNNNNNNNNNNNNNNNNNNNNNNNNNNNNNNNNNNNNNNNNNNNNNNNNNNNNNNNNNNNNNNNNNNNNNNNNNNNNNNNNNNNNNTCATACTTTTTCATGACTTCTCAGCTAATTATCTATGGATTATGTAATCTCATTTATGGTCCTATTGGATATATACTGCTACTTACGTTAGTAAGGTTTCTCTTGTACCTTCAAAATGAGAGATTTTCCATATTGACTTTCGAGAAATAACCTTTTAAATCTTCAGTATTATTGGCGATGGTTTTCTCCCTGGCTATAATTAATTTAACCTTCCCTCAGTTAAAATGTCATTCGCATTTGTTTTAATCTTGAGCTTGTGTAGTAACCCAAAGACCAGCTATACTTTATGaactaatactccctctgttccataatgtagtgcgccCGCGCTTTTCGAGATTtaaatttgaccataaatttaaccaacgtgggcgactgcggcgggagcaaaaattataactACAGTATATTACCCTTCAAGTTCACAAGTGCAAACGTTGTAGACACAATATCTAGTAGAATCTTATTGTGTTAGTTAAATTTTTAGCTGAATAATCCATTGTTTAATCTTTCAAGCCCATTCTGTTGACATCTGTTTTTCTGATATTATCATGTACTGCAGGTTGATTATGCGTGTACACCAGAGGAAGTGCAGCAGCATTTCCAAGCTTGTGGAACTGTCAACAGAGTGACAATCTTGACCGACAAGTTTGGACAGCCAAAAGGATTTGCTTACGTGGAATTTCTAGAACAAGAAGCCGTTCAGGAGGCTCTTAATCTGAATGAATCTGAATTGCATGGTCGTCAGATCAAGGTGCGAAGATATTAACAGCTTTTCATTCAGACATCGAGTTTTCAGTACTACCTCTCTTTAATAATGTCTTTGAATTTAAAATCAACCTTCACTCTGTTGTGCTCAACAGGTATCACCAAAGAGGACAAACGTCCCTGGGATGAAGCAGCGTCCTCCACGCGGATTCAATCCCTATCATGCCTACCCTTATAGATCATACGGGGCACCGTATTTCCCACTGTACGGAT is drawn from Triticum dicoccoides isolate Atlit2015 ecotype Zavitan chromosome 6B, WEW_v2.0, whole genome shotgun sequence and contains these coding sequences:
- the LOC119322371 gene encoding polyadenylate-binding protein 3-like, whose translation is MKRRLKEMEEEAAALRDMQAKVAKEMQGGDANASTAEAKEQVDARSVYVGNVDYACTPEEVQQHFQACGTVNRVTILTDKFGQPKGFAYVEFLEQEAVQEALNLNESELHGRQIKVSPKRTNVPGMKQRPPRGFNPYHAYPYRSYGAPYFPLYGYGRVPRFRRPTRYRPYF